The genomic stretch AACACATGAAACACGGCTTTACAAATTACAAAAAATGCAAGGCCCCAGGTCTCCTTAGTCACGTACTCTGTAAGGAACCACATAATAGCACCATGATTAATTACAAACTAATATACATTTCACAACAACAAAATTATTACAGCAACTGATGACACGACGCTacagacagacaaataaaaCCACAGTAAACTGACATCAATGCCAGACGTTTACGGTAGTTTGTACGTTTGAGGATAGTTTAATTCATGGGAGACTTGAATAAAATCTATCATACAGACAGACATaagaacagatggcattcaaagaaaactgttttaaaaccaatttttaaatattcagcatCACATAAGTCTTGTGTTTTTCCCtgcgtgtaaaaaaaaaagtgtccatggctcttttttttattaaattactCCAGCTGAAATAGCTCCCAGCCCGGTTAACCGTTGTAGCAAACCGGGCCGACCTGGAAACCGAATTTCTGGTTCCCGTTCCCAAAATCAGACACGGCGACATCGAGGATGGGGAGTGTGTTGGACAGCGGGGCGTCAAATTCCAGCACAGTCCTCTCCTGCCCTGAGCGCGACTACGGGGGGAACACAATCCATCAGGTTGATCGGCTGACTGAATAAATGGTTTGCACTTACAATTAATTGCGCGTCTCCTACCTGACACCCGTCGTACAGCGCGCTGATGTAGTGCGTGTTCTCGTGCGTCAGCTCCTCCCCGTTGGCGCCTTTGAAGCGCAGTGCAAGCTCGTAGCTCTGGGGGGCGCTGTGCAGCCAGGCGGCAGAGTTGAGGCAGTTGTAGGTAAAGGTCTGCTTGGCTGTTGcgctcagcagctgcaggaaggtcAGCTGGACCACATGGACGGGAATGCCCTCTGACCCAGAGTAGGAAAACTGCGCAAGAATCGAGCAAATATAAGTATACACATAAATCTAATGTGACAAGCCAAATAGTTCACTTTGTAAATCCAGCTAATAAAGTTTTAAACGCCTGAGGATCGCAATGACTTTGATTTAGGTACCAAAGGTGATTTACTGTAATATTTGCCCATTCTACTGCaatttttgtgcttttactTGTTATTATTCTTGAGGATTCGGTATTGAAAACATAGAAACTAGATCGCAGTCGCTTCTGTTTCTTCGCACACACATCTGTGGCCTTATGTGTTATTAATTTGTCCTTTAGTCCTCGACAGAGAAAGAGGGTTATCCAAACAGCCGGATTTATCCTTAGAAGACTGAATATGAGTGTTAAATAAATCGAAAAAAATACAGCGCCAGTGTACAAATACATCAACTGACACAAATCTTGAAGCTCATTCCCTGTTAAGTTTTTCATACCAGTAGAAATGTTGCTACGGAAACTCAACTGCAGTAATGCTGAGTGGCATTTGAGAATGGCCACACAGTATCCAGCATATTATGTCTCGCATTTTTTGGTGTGTAAAGGAGAACGCTCGTCACACTCCACCTGTTTTCCTTTCCTGAAGTCACTGTACCAGGTACCCGGCTTTTCACCCTTCCAGCCTGCTAACTTCACCtgatggaaaacaaagcaaattcaGCAAATCCCTCCTTAAAATGCCAATTAGAATGTttttataaaacaaaaatgtgcattATCCATGTGAAACTAACCGACTGGAACTTCTTGTCGGGGTACAGGCAAGTCTCTCCTTGTGCTGTGAAGTTGCAGAACACCTTGAATGAATCTCTATGGCAACCCTGGTTTGGATCTATCCAGTAATCACctggaaagagagggaaagggtAAGTGAGACACAGAGGCTTAAGAAACATGAGCTAAAAAGGCGAGCGTGGCAGATCTGTACATGCAGGCAGCCGTTTTGAACTCATGCAGGGAAAAACTCATTAACATACCGTTGGGGAGCTCCGGGTGGAGGAGCCACAGCTCCTTACAGGTGCGGGCCGGGCTGTGGTACGTCCCTAGAGGGTTCCGCAAACCTTCCACTTCTACTTTCATGGAAGAGAGAGACGCGAACACTTCCTCCATTTCTTGGCCCTCCTTTATCCATCCATTGTGTTCAGCCTGGTCCCCCTGCATCCACTCATCCTCGTTCCCACCGTATCCctccctgccctcctcctcctcctcaaaggCAGCACCATCCACCATGTTGTAGGTTCTCCTTCTGTACCCCAGCTGTGGGAAGGGAGAAACCCCAGCTGCTGGTGGGCCCTGAAAATGGGAGAGAGCGCTGTGAAACCTTTCTATTACTTCAGAGGGTATGTACTCAGTTCTCAGGAAGTATCACTCACGGGGGGTCCTGGTTCTCCAGCGGGACCAGTGTCTCCTCTGGGACCAATTGGACCCTAAACATAGAGGGAAAAACACATCATATATAAGCAGCTTGTCTATCTGTTTGACGTTCTCCAACCACACTCCTGTGGATAAACCCAGTTATTATCAGGTCTTCAGAGTTCAGTTGGAgttttggattgttttttaTTGCCTTAGCTGGATGTAggtgtgggctgtgttttataTATCTTTTCAATGATTACAGCTGATTTCTACACATGTGTGAGCATCTGTGGTTCATTGTTACATAAAGGGAATATTTCTGTTCTGCATATCTGTACGAGAAATTCTGCAGAAACTTAGTTGGATTGTCCGAAAGCTCATAGTTACCTGGTTGCCTTTTGAACCCTTGATGCCCATGGCACCCTGTGGGACAGGTTAAAGAAATTGACCAGAGTGATTCTGATGCCAATGGAAGGGGATGAACATTCATGTATGTAAAGTTAAGTTGTATACTCACAGAAACACCTGTTGGGCCGGGGGGACCATATGGACCAGGTGGACCAAACGGACCCTgatattaaacaaaaacaagatgaaaaagTGGTGTTTATATTGTCAATAACTAAGTTATTGACAACTTTACTATTTTTCTGACTGGTCATTTTCAGCACCTCATCTCCTTTTGGACCCGGTAGCCCCTGGTTTCCTGGTAGCCCTCGGTCCCCTTTTTCGCCGATGTCTCCCGGTGGCCCTATCAGACCGATTAATCCACCGTGACCCTGCAGAATGATTAGAGTTGAGGCTAAAAACCACGATGAGCATGTACAATAATGCTAGTCATGAGTATAAGAGCACATGTAGGCACCTTATCACCCCTCTTGCCGTGGTCTCCCTTGAATCCTAATAATCCCGGCGGACCCTGTGAAGGTCAAAggtaagtttaaatgtattgaCTTTGGATAAAAAGCAATTCATTTGTCTCTGACTTTATTTCAGCAGACAAAGTGTAGACAtatattgtgttttaaatattGTGGCTTCATATTTTATTGCCTCTATTTTCTCTTTGCTGATTGTTAAACATCCTACATTAAAACACACTAATGTTGATAGATCCTACCATAGGACCTGGGGGCCCCGCCTGGCCAGGTGGTCCATTCAAGCCCTGCTCACCCTGAGagaagacagacaaaacagGTGATTCACCATCATTTTTTAAGATTTCACTATGGTCTTCTCTCACTTACCGCAGGACCAGGAATGCCTCTGAGACCCTGGGGGCCAGACTTCCCAGGGTGTCCCTGGGGACCTACTGGTCCTGTCTTTCCCATGAGACCCTCCAAACCAGGAGCGCCCTGAAACCAGACGGCGCTCAATGTGACCATCTGAGGCTGCGACTCTTCAGAGTGAGTTAGGTTTCTTTCTCACCTTTGCTCCTTTCAaaccttcttttcctcccttgCCTGGTTTTCCCAAGTGACCCTGAAGGACACAATTTCGAAAACCTTTCAGCCTGAATCCATCACACGGGTGCAGTGATGGacacatgcagaaaaaaaaccctaaagtAGCAGAAAAAATCTATCTAACTCTAACAGGTCATGtgggagacaaaaacacacagacccTTCGTCCTGGAGGTCCAGGTGGTCCCGGTTCTCCAGTTGCTCCTGGAAGTCCCTAAAAAAACAATGATCAATAACTGGCAATAATTAGTGAAGCACATCATGAAAGAACATCGTGGAGGATGGAGAGGCTCACAGATTTCCCAGGATCTCCGCTGTCTCCTTTAACTCCAGGCAAACCCTCCACACCCTGAGGTCAGAAATCCCATATGGGAAATGAGGAACATTTGAAAACAACCCCCAAAACATGTGTTTGttgggagaagaagaaaaggaacaaaagaaagaaagatgatTAGACACTCACGTTGGGTCCAGCTTCCCCCTGCTGTCCAAAGTCTCCAGTGGCACCAATAGGCCCCTATCAGACAAAAAGAGCGTCGTTCATCTTGTTtttcatgtacacacacacacacacacacacacacacacacacacacacacacacacacacacacacacagggtgttTCTACTGTTTAATACTTTTGATACAAGCACGAAGGAGCAGAAAGATAAGATTTCTCTTACCATACTGCCCTTGGGTCCATCCTCTCCTTGGAGGCCCCTGGCTCCTGGAGGTCCAGGGGCTCCTGCAAGGCCCATGTCTCCCTTCTCGCCTTGGTCTCCTTTTTCTCCCTGAAAGCAAAGGAGAAAATTAGAAAAGTGGCATCTGTCGATGTTCTGATGATAGAAATGTGGCTGCAGAAAATGAGAACTCACGATCATTCCCGAAAATCCGGCAGGACCTGGGTTACCCGCCTCGCCGTCCTCGCCCTTAGAGACGCAAGGATGAATATGTCAAACATCCAGAAAGATAATCACGTTGAGTCATCATTATCAGGCGTTACTGCTGTCTTTACCTTTTCTCCAACGAGACCTGGCTGTCCAATCATGCCAAGACGACCGTTTGGACCCTGAAAATCAAACAGATATCTTTAGGAATCTGCTTGGATCCACTGCTGGGATCAGTGAGAATGCTAACTTCTGAGTCTTACCTGTCCTCCAATGGGTCCCTGAGCACCAGTAGGGCCTAGTTGACCAGGAGGACCCTAAAACCAGGAAGAAGCACATTTGTTAACTAAAACCATAAAATATAACCATCTAAGAGGAGTCCGAGATAAGCTCACCATCAGTCCCACGTGTCcactctcccccttctctcccgaCAGGCCCGGCATGCCCTAAGGAAAGACAGACCATTAAAGCCGTGGGTATGTTTCAAACATCTCACCTCTACACCACCTGCCATATGGGTCACACCTGTAGTCCTAATGGTCCTGGAGAGCCTTTAAAGCCTCGGAATCCCTCATCCCCCTTTGGACCGTACATTCCCTGCTGTCCCCGAGGACCCACCAGTCCATCTGCGCCCTGGTACACGCGGGACACCCTCATTCATCAATCACAGCGCAGCACTTAAATGACTTTTAATTAGTGATGATGAGGCATCATTAGTTATTTAAGCTAGCAGAAGGCAAGTAAATGATCCAGACAGGTTTAATAAAgcttggggggaaaaaagcagttCAACTCTCATGTTGTAAAAGACACACCGGAACTCCTAGTTGACCGGCTGGTCCCTGTGGTCCAGTTGGGCCCGGCGGTccctgaaaagagaaaagtaaTCAGAAACTGCTTCGGTACGGTACTCCGTGTTCAGGGTGTTCTCCATCTTCCCACTTACTCCTTCCCCTTTGTCTCCTTTGCTGCCCTTCTGTCCAGGTTCTCCCTGTTCTCCCTGTGAGGACAAACCAGACAGAAACCGTTATAGAGAAGCCGTGAACGCGAACGCTCCGCTATCTGATGATGAATCATGCACTCCACCTTATCTCCGTCGTCTCCTGGAAGTCCAGCAGGACCTGTAGGTCCCAGAGCTCCTAAAGGACCCTGCTCTCCATCCTGACCTGCAGGTCCGATCGGGCCCTTGTCTCCCTGAGAAACATTTCATTCTAGTTTATGAAGTCTCATCATGCTTCCACAAGTCAATAAACACAGATATGAATCCAGAATAGTTCTAGTTGGTTATGATTGCTGACTTACAGGCTCGCCCTTCTCTCCCATTGGTCCAGCCCCTCCCAGTGATCCTGCCCGACCCGGTTGTCCAATGGCGCCTGCAGGCCCCGAGGGGCCTCTCTCACCAGTCGGTCCCTGCAGACAGAATATGATGGTTTGATCATTCCTACAATTGAACTGTCAATAAAGCAGTACTGAACTATCTGACTGTGATTAACCTCGATTACATGAAACACATTGTATGattttgattctttttatttcatcagAAGAGATATGATGGGACTCACTATGACTCCTGGAGATCCAGCAGGTCCCAGTGCTCCTTTCAAGCCATGGGGTCCCTGGAAAAAAGCACAAAGAGCTGATTAAACAACTCAGTAACAACTGGATCATCTACGAATGTGGATTTTGTGAATGGATCTGAGTAAATATAGCCTAGCATCGCAATGCCATTTTCTGCTCAACAATAAACTGCatgttgtctgtgtctgtctgttacCATGACTCCAGGGGCTCCTCTGTTCCCTCTAAATCCTTTCATTCCCGATGGACCATTCTTTCCAGGAGTTCCTGGTAAACCTGGATCACCCtgagaaataaaacacacatcaagTCAAAGAGACTCTGATAGTGCTGCATCCCTGCTATTAATGATTACTGTGTGAGGAAGATATGTTCGCACCTTTCCACCTTCCTTCCCAGCAGACCCAGGTAAACCCTGCTCACCAGGTACACCTGGAGCCCCCGGGTGGCCACGATCCCcagtaggaccaggctcaccTGATTTCCCCTGAAACCCACAAAAGTCTTGATTACACTAGCACAGACGAGGTATGAGAAACATGGGCTCAAAAGGTCTCAGTTGAGATCACCTGTGGCCCCACAACACCTGTTGGTCCCGGCGGCCCCGTTTTTCCTTGGAATCCCTGCACTCACAAAAAGGAAGGATAGGAAAAAGAAACTTTCTGCTGCATGTAGACAGACTTTTAAACCCACTGACACCAGAGGTGACCTAACTCACCGCCTCTCCTCTTTGACCTGGGTGACCTGGAAGTCCATCCTTCCCAGCAGGCCCCTGACAACAAATCAACTCAACTGTCAACTGTTCACATAATAAGCCATTTCAAATATTCTTAGGTGCAGAGAGGTGGTTATTTTTACAGGAAATTAAACCAATATGCTAAATGCTAGGGCTAAATTTCAGGTTCTTCAGGAGCTGTAAGCTCTCAGCCCTGCCACTGGGTGGCGGTAGTTGTAGCCATGGCTCACAAGTGCGTCACAAAATAGCTCATCTGACCTAAAGACCTCACAACTCACATTTGATCCTTTAGGTCCAGGCTCTCCATTCCTTCCTTGTGGCCCTTGGGGACCCTAAAATGACATAATCACATGTCAGTCAATCAAATCATCAATCAATAGCATACTGTGTATttacaaagcttttttttaccCTCTCTCCGGGAGAACCTGGGGGCCCATCACTCCCTGAGACTCCCTATGATGAGATGAAGAACGGAGGCAGTCATGGACAGAAACTGATGAAGCGAAGCTGATCATGTAAGGGAATCCACCCATCAATGCTAACTCATGAGGTGTTCCCACTGGCAGATAGGAAAGTCAGCTGACCTTTTCTCCGGGTTTTCCTGTGGGTCCTTTTGCCCCTCTGCCACCTCGTGCTCCCTGTTTCAGAAGACAGAGATGACAGCAGTGGACAAAGGCTTACATTTTCAGGGTTTTATTAGATTCCTGGGTCAGTAAACACAGTGATGAGATCTGTGATGCTGTGAGCATCAATGACACATCTGTACGGAGCAGCCATGTTCCCACAACAGCCCTGATGTTCACTCGCCACTCAATCCACCGGGATGTTGGACAGACTTCTTTctaaaactgctttttaaaattgGACTCGACTTTACACCAGAACTTTAACTTAGGGTAGAACCATGTCTAGTTCTGAGTAACAGCACTCACATTTGGACCCCTCTGGCCGACCCCTCCTGGTTGCCCACCGGGACCCTGAGTAGCACCACAGGAGATGGGACGTAAGTGGAAAATTCTGATTATCTTTATTGTTGCCATTATTCCACACCATGTACTCActttcttccccttttctccccctGGTCCCAGTCCACCAGGAAACCCATCACCACCCTGGGGAAGAATGAAGAACCCATGTTACACGTCACATCAATAATGCCAATAGCATCTGACATTCAGACAGTCAGCTGTGGATTATTTTACCTTCGGTCCCAGTCTTCCTGGATATCCTGGCAGCCCAGGAACTCCCAATCTtccctaaaaacacacaatgaaaGCCTTCATTGATTTTGATGGGGTTTACTTTACTGACTTTACTGTAGTAAGTTGCCTTTATCTGAGTTCCAACCAAGTGCTTATTGTTTGATGATCACAGAGGCTGATCATCATTCCATCATTAATCATTGAAGTTAATACATTAGCTTCATTTGAATCAGTTTTATGCTACATGCCTTCTCTcctgtatgaccagcaggaccGAGTTCTCCCTTAGGACCCAACTGGCCTTTGAGGCCCTCAGGTCCATCTTCTCCACGGGTACCTGGAGCACCATTTTCTCCAGagtctcccctctctcccatcTCTCCTTTGGCACCCGGAAATCCATCCTCTCCCTGTTCTCAGGATAGTTTGTGAGGCAGTAAGACACAAAATCCAGTTTACAGGACATTATAAAGTCCCATCCTGTGCTATTTttagaagggggggggggacaaaaccCTGTTTTTTTCGCCTCACTCACCTTTTCACCTTTGCTTCCCTTAAATCCTCTGATTCCATCTGCTCCCTGTAAAACATGAGACAACAGAAGCTGAATCATCACTGGTTCCTCTGATGTTCGCATTTAATAGATACAGTACCTAAAAATAAGCAGATTTGGTTGGAACAGTGAAATTAAGTGTGCGTGACTGTGATTTCCTCAATCAATTGAAATTTCTCTTTATTCCACCTTAACTCCTCGCTGTCCAGGATATCCCACAGGCCCCTGCACTCCTTGAGGACCCTGAAAATGGATACGCTCTCATTAAATGCACAATTTCATGACTGATGAGGTCATTCCAACAGCATACCTAACCATGCATGATCATGTAGCTTTCATTTGAAAGAGTAGCTAAGCCTGAAACATACTTACAAACTTAAATTTAGACTTACCGGCAGACCTTTTTCTCCCGGAGTTCCCTCTCTTCCTGGGTGACCCTGATCAGAGCAGGAAAATATCAGATTAAAGTCTGGGGAGTTCTTTAACATCAGTTGTGTTAATTAGTCAGCACATTAGGTATTCATGTACGTACAGGAGGGCCATCATTTCCAGGTAACCCCTGCGTTCCTTTCTTCCCTTGAGGCCCCTTTAAGAGGAAGgtcaggcagtcagtcaggtaatAATAAGAGCTGCTTACAAAAGTGAAAAATGGAGGTTTTACCTTCTCTCCTGGCAGCCCAACTAAGCCCTGAGGACCAGGAAAACCCTGTAGGACAGGTAGATCTTCATTATTTCAGTGTGAAAAAAATTCTTTCAGCATTTTAACTCTCCTCTGCTCATACCACAATTCCTGGGTTTCCCTGCTGACCGGGTGCTCCGACTTCTCCCGGGGGACCCTGTTACAGACAGGCAATGGTGTCATGGGAGGAACCTTGTTAGTAGGGTCTACCGTCTCCTACCTCCCCATACTCACTATGTTTCCTTTAGAACCTTGAACACCGTCTACTCCTGTAATGCCCTGTGAGGACAAAAAGGAAGAGAGCAAATAAAAGGGTCATGTTGTTCTGTATCCTGAAGTATCCTGGACTATCGTGGAAAGCATTTATTCCTTAAACAAGCCAATAATTAACGCACTTCTGCACCTCACAAGTTACGACTTGCAGCCCCCAAACCTAAAACAAACAGAGTTGTACAACAAAGGGAGTGCTTGAGGTGTTTTAGGGAGGTGATGATGTGCTCCAAGAAAGACATTTTCTCCGCTCAGCAAAGAATGACCCGACCTTGTGTTAGCAGATGTACGACTAAAATAACACGCCAATTAAACTTTTAAGAAAGGCTTTTAAAGCCAGTGTTTTACTCATGTGCGTAGGAAGAGCATCACTTAAGCGACCCGGATTAGTGAGTTAGGTCGGCACTCGGAGCAAAAAGTATAGAAATCTCACTCACAGTCAGGCCCGGTGGACCAGGGCGACCTCTGGAGCCAGGTAGACCTCTGGAACCCTAAAGCAGGCATCAGTTACATCAGTTTAATCATCCCAGGAAGTCTGTGGCATCAGGATCCATATGCACAGTAGTGAAAGCTTTTATAGTCTAGATTATCATATACAAACAACAGTAATTTGGATGTATTGTGCGTTGGCACTTACAGCTTCACCTGCTTGCCCTCTTGGACCCAGTGGCCCTTCAGATCCCTGAAGAAATATTTTTTCAAAATTCAAATATGACCACATAATAGCTGTATAGAACCAACTTGCTGTGAGCCCTCATGCAAACAGTAGACACTCACCCTTTCTCCTGTCTCTCCAGGAGGCCCTGGTGGTCCTGGTTTACCCCTGTCCCCctaacaaaacaaacactgatgTTGGCATTGGGATAGTTCTGCATTCACTCATTTAGCTAAACAACTCACCTTGTGTCCTTTGTGTCCAGGAAGCCCTGGCAAGCCATCAAAGCCTCTATCGCCCTGAGGAAAAGGTGCCAACAGAAGAAGGGACgtcaagaggaagaagaagagttgCGAAGTGAGCTTTAGACCTGTGAGGTCAGCTCTTCCTCACCTTTGGTCCCGCATCTCCAACTTCTCCACGGCCACCGTCTGCTCCGTGTTGACCCTAACACACACGGAACACAAGCCGTTCAGACCGATGTTGTTGATATCCGAGATAAACAGCAGAACATAAAAACATCATACAGATTCGGCTACAGGATAAATGAGTAAACTCACCCTTTTCCCGATTTGTCCGTTCCGACCGGGGCTACCTGGCAGTCCTGGAGGACCCTGAGTGAAAACACgaggaaagacaacagaggACAGTAGAAATGGTTCTGAGATGAGTTCCAGATTTTTTTAGAGGTTGAGTCCAGCAGACTCACCGCCAGGCCCATCTCTCCTCTGCTTCCCTTCAGGCCAGAAGGTCCTGGAACACCCTGAACAAATAAGAAtcatgaaaacagcagcagtcaaAACACTGTTCAGGTtgcttttaaaaattaaaaataaagagaagccCAAGAAAGTTGTTGGGCCTCTTATTTTAGAATAATGTGACATCACGCACCAGTGGTCCAGGTCTTCCTCTAAGGCCCAGCGGACCTGGTGGGCCCTTCAGGGCCAGCTAGCAGAGCATATAAAAATCAGAAtcaaactgcagcagctccacaccagCTGTTAGTGCCTGTGCATTTCAGATTTCATAAATTATATTTAAGGCGTTTGAGTACCGTGGTCTGCTGCAGGATCGCCTGGGCCTGAGCTTCCTGTGCAGATCGCCCCATACCTGTCTTTGGATCACCGCCAGCCTGGaactgcacacacgcacacacattttatGTCAAACTCAGTACTCCACCCTGTGGCCACTCTCTTGAATTGCACTCACGGCAGTCACAGTATTGCAATAAAACTTTAAGTGTCGTCCAAAAGCACCAACATCAGTGCTCAGAAGCAATTTTAGACTTTGAAGGTGATTATTCAGCTGTATTGCCAACAATCATCTAGAAAAAGCGGGAAAAAATCCACCTGGTCACAGCTTTGGTTGGCTCGTAACTCTGACTGACTGCTTTATAGAATCTGTGTCTCTTTTAAGTTCAAGTTTAGTCACCAGCAGGTGATAGTTTTACTTGCTTAAAAAGTTACGTAACGCTTCCTATCATCTCTCAGTTAGAGTATTTGCACTCTGCCAGCGGCTCCTCTGAGGTTTATTAGGACCAAATGACTGCCATAGCAACGTGACTTCAGCATGCGCGGCCTCGGGCAGCTCAGAAATAGTGTTGTTACCGGTATGAGTATGACGTTTCCTGGGGGACCAGCTACTCCATCAGCTCCGTTAAGGCCCGGTCGCCCTGGAGGGCCCTGAGAAGAGTCAGAGGAGGACACTTATGTAAAAGGCCAAATATGCCATGGACTCATCAAGCATGC from Takifugu flavidus isolate HTHZ2018 chromosome 6, ASM371156v2, whole genome shotgun sequence encodes the following:
- the LOC130526799 gene encoding collagen alpha-1(XI) chain-like; amino-acid sequence: MDRWDRTWLLALLFAVIHTGKGELIDVLKVLELSEDMEGVSLEAGLCTSREGQELSDLAFKIDKKIQLSAPTRQFFPDSSFPMNFSVMTTVRAVKDSQVFLLSLYDSQGTQQLGVEIGRSPVFLYEDHEGQPSPELYPTFRKINLADGKWHRIAYGVEGQSVTLYLDCVKLDTLDLLRGFDPQVSTEGVTVFGMRLLDEGVFEGDIQQLLIIDDPRSAETYCQDYIPDCDAPLPYNNILTEAKEVEGTPKKHVAEEFEEFDYSDLYEDLSISTVTTSPNVTDYEIIEYEDYDNTTDLALLNEYEYEEEEERYGPAEREQEVLFNTQNLPEKGEKGEPGYYGTGTQIVGPYGPEGPEGERGPPGVIGPIGPQGDPGELGPPGRPGLNGADGVAGPPGNVILIPFQAGGDPKTGMGRSAQEAQAQAILQQTTLALKGPPGPLGLRGRPGPLGVPGPSGLKGSRGEMGLAGPPGLPGSPGRNGQIGKRGQHGADGGRGEVGDAGPKGDRGFDGLPGLPGHKGHKGDRGKPGPPGPPGETGERGSEGPLGPRGQAGEAGSRGLPGSRGRPGPPGLTGITGVDGVQGSKGNIGPPGEVGAPGQQGNPGIVGFPGPQGLVGLPGEKGPQGKKGTQGLPGNDGPPGHPGREGTPGEKGLPGPQGVQGPVGYPGQRGVKGADGIRGFKGSKGEKGEDGFPGAKGEMGERGDSGENGAPGTRGEDGPEGLKGQLGPKGELGPAGHTGEKGRLGVPGLPGYPGRLGPKGGDGFPGGLGPGGEKGKKGPGGQPGGVGQRGPNGARGGRGAKGPTGKPGEKGVSGSDGPPGSPGERGPQGPQGRNGEPGPKGSNGPAGKDGLPGHPGQRGEAGFQGKTGPPGPTGVVGPQGKSGEPGPTGDRGHPGAPGVPGEQGLPGSAGKEGGKGDPGLPGTPGKNGPSGMKGFRGNRGAPGVMGPHGLKGALGPAGSPGVIGPTGERGPSGPAGAIGQPGRAGSLGGAGPMGEKGEPGDKGPIGPAGQDGEQGPLGALGPTGPAGLPGDDGDKGEQGEPGQKGSKGDKGEGGPPGPTGPQGPAGQLGVPGADGLVGPRGQQGMYGPKGDEGFRGFKGSPGPLGLQGMPGLSGEKGESGHVGLMGPPGQLGPTGAQGPIGGQGPNGRLGMIGQPGLVGEKGEDGEAGNPGPAGFSGMIGEKGDQGEKGDMGLAGAPGPPGARGLQGEDGPKGSMGPIGATGDFGQQGEAGPNGVEGLPGVKGDSGDPGKSGLPGATGEPGPPGPPGRRGHLGKPGKGGKEGLKGAKGAPGLEGLMGKTGPVGPQGHPGKSGPQGLRGIPGPAGEQGLNGPPGQAGPPGPMGPPGLLGFKGDHGKRGDKGHGGLIGLIGPPGDIGEKGDRGLPGNQGLPGPKGDEGPFGPPGPYGPPGPTGVSGAMGIKGSKGNQGPIGPRGDTGPAGEPGPPGPPAAGVSPFPQLGYRRRTYNMVDGAAFEEEEEGREGYGGNEDEWMQGDQAEHNGWIKEGQEMEEVFASLSSMKVEVEGLRNPLGTYHSPARTCKELWLLHPELPNGDYWIDPNQGCHRDSFKVFCNFTAQGETCLYPDKKFQSVKLAGWKGEKPGTWYSDFRKGKQFSYSGSEGIPVHVVQLTFLQLLSATAKQTFTYNCLNSAAWLHSAPQSYELALRFKGANGEELTHENTHYISALYDGCQSRSGQERTVLEFDAPLSNTLPILDVAVSDFGNGNQKFGFQVGPVCYNG